A DNA window from Labilithrix sp. contains the following coding sequences:
- a CDS encoding Uma2 family endonuclease → MRSAAKQLIVDPTFYPETDDMGVGELQQLMREMLRPMLARFLAERGIVAHVGSNQFIYWQQFAPTRSIAPDIYVLPGVPQSRVEKIWKLWEESVVPSFCLEIASNDFHTDYVAIPNACDEIGVSELIVYDPEPGGDDERITWQVFRRGSKRARLEQVLRTDAASVRSTQLGCWLTVVGKGDERRLRVARDAAGRDLYPTAAEVAAAARDAENAARDALRRETATRESLEVEVERLRAELAVAQGRKRKPTRR, encoded by the coding sequence ATGCGATCGGCGGCGAAGCAGCTGATTGTGGACCCGACGTTCTACCCAGAGACGGACGACATGGGTGTGGGCGAGCTCCAGCAGCTGATGAGGGAAATGCTTCGCCCGATGCTCGCGCGGTTCCTCGCCGAGCGCGGGATCGTCGCGCACGTCGGATCGAACCAGTTCATCTACTGGCAGCAGTTTGCTCCCACGCGCTCGATCGCGCCCGATATCTACGTCCTGCCGGGCGTTCCGCAGTCGCGTGTCGAGAAGATCTGGAAGCTCTGGGAGGAGTCCGTGGTCCCGAGCTTCTGCCTCGAGATCGCCTCGAACGACTTCCATACGGACTACGTCGCGATCCCGAACGCCTGCGACGAGATCGGCGTGAGCGAGCTCATCGTCTACGACCCCGAGCCCGGCGGCGACGACGAACGCATCACGTGGCAGGTCTTCCGCCGCGGCTCGAAGCGCGCCCGCCTCGAGCAGGTCCTCCGGACCGACGCCGCGAGCGTTCGCTCGACCCAGCTCGGTTGCTGGTTGACGGTCGTGGGCAAGGGAGACGAGCGCCGACTCCGCGTCGCCCGCGACGCCGCGGGCAGGGACCTCTACCCGACCGCAGCGGAGGTGGCCGCTGCCGCGCGCGACGCGGAGAACGCCGCGCGCGATGCTCTCCGGCGCGAGACGGCCACGCGCGAGTCCCTCGAAGTCGAGGTGGAGCGACTGCGGGCCGAGCTCGCGGTCGCGCAGGGTCGGAAGCGCAAGCCGACACGGCGCTGA
- a CDS encoding YggS family pyridoxal phosphate-dependent enzyme yields MSIASQLADVRARIERAARAVGRDPASVRLVAVSKTKPAAAIREAYAAGQRDFGENYAQELAEKAAELCEELPDVRWHFIGHLQSNKAKLVAPVAHLVHAVDSAALAHALAKRVPPGAPPLRVLVEVNTGGEAEKHGVAPADAGALLDAIAAEPSLVLGGLMTMPPHDLDAARRAFEALVALRDRHGGAARLPELSMGMSDDLEVAIACGATIVRVGTAIFGAR; encoded by the coding sequence ATGAGCATCGCGTCCCAGCTCGCCGACGTCCGCGCGCGGATCGAGCGCGCCGCGCGGGCGGTGGGGCGCGATCCGGCGAGCGTGCGGCTCGTCGCGGTGTCGAAGACCAAACCTGCGGCGGCGATCCGCGAAGCGTACGCGGCGGGGCAGCGCGACTTCGGGGAGAACTACGCGCAGGAGCTGGCGGAGAAGGCGGCCGAGCTCTGCGAAGAGCTGCCCGACGTTCGGTGGCACTTCATCGGGCACCTCCAGTCGAACAAGGCGAAGCTCGTCGCGCCGGTCGCGCACCTCGTGCACGCGGTGGACTCCGCCGCGCTCGCGCACGCCCTCGCGAAGCGCGTCCCTCCCGGCGCGCCGCCGCTTCGCGTCCTCGTCGAGGTGAACACCGGCGGCGAAGCGGAGAAGCACGGCGTCGCGCCGGCGGACGCGGGCGCGCTCCTCGACGCGATCGCGGCGGAGCCGAGCCTCGTCCTCGGCGGCCTCATGACGATGCCGCCGCACGACCTCGACGCCGCGCGCCGCGCCTTCGAGGCCCTCGTCGCGCTGCGCGATCGCCACGGCGGCGCCGCGCGGCTGCCCGAGCTCTCGATGGGCATGAGCGACGACCTCGAGGTCGCGATCGCGTGCGGCGCGACGATCGTGCGGGTGGGCACCGCGATCTTCGGCGCGCGGTGA